TGGCATCCGCTCCAGAACATATTGAGTTTGTAGCGTATGCATCACTGAAAGATTCCGCTTGGATTGTACAAGCTGCATAACGGGTTTGTCAGGTAAGCGCGATCATTGGTGTTCGTACGCCAAGCATGTGAGCTATGTTTCCACTTCGCTCGCGATTTGCATTCGAAATATACCTTTATGTGAGTGTTCATCATAACGTTCTCGTCACAATCACAACGATTGTAATCGTCATATGGATCGGGTAAAAGAGTATTTCAGGGGTTCTGAACTCTTAGTGGAACGCAGCCCATAAAACAGATGTTTTGTTATATGAAGCCTTCAATCTCCCTATGTAATTACactattaataaattgataaaaaattaactaactATACCAAAATCTTTTTCTTTGATatgttctattattttttaactttaactgATAATCTGCACATTAAATTTGCCTTATGTCTAAAAAAAGATTAATCAAAAGCAGATTTAAAAACAGATTAATAGAAGAAGTGTAGTTCTATGGTCACGAATATGACaactaaatatagaaaaaagaagaTCACTCTAACCAATTTCGAGCTTCAAGTTTTtggttatttcaaatttaagaaaagtaataatttaaaaatattaaaaataatgttgaaaatattacgAAGTGTTATCTACTGCCCTCAACCGTTACTTCCAATACAGCATATTCGGTGTGTTCAAGTAATCAATCAAATCCTTTTAATTTATGTTATACTTATCTCGAATATTTTAGACAAATAGAAATTTCACAACTAATAATGGACCtgtaaatgaaaaacaaatattagaaaAGCTTCGACGAAAATTTCCGAGTGCAACCAGTATAAATGTAGAAGACACATCTGGAGGTTGTGGAGCAATGTTTAATGTATCTGTTGAAACGTCAGAATTCAAGGGTTTGTCAGTGGCTAAACAACATAGAATAGTTTATGATGCATTGAAAGATGAAATCAGTAGAATACATGGTCTACATTTggaaacaaaaactaaatagttttttttgtgtatataaattgtagaaacgtttttatttgtatataaaagttTAGTTAACAgagattgttttattttctacataaagAAGTTTTTGGTTATATAAAGGTAGGTAAAAACAGAAGCATATTTTATAGGACCAAAA
The sequence above is drawn from the Diorhabda carinulata isolate Delta chromosome 6, icDioCari1.1, whole genome shotgun sequence genome and encodes:
- the LOC130895151 gene encoding bolA-like protein 3, with the protein product MLKILRSVIYCPQPLLPIQHIRCVQTNRNFTTNNGPVNEKQILEKLRRKFPSATSINVEDTSGGCGAMFNVSVETSEFKGLSVAKQHRIVYDALKDEISRIHGLHLETKTK